A DNA window from Candidatus Paceibacterota bacterium contains the following coding sequences:
- a CDS encoding AAA family ATPase: protein MFLSKVELKNFKSFAKEFSLEFPESVTAIVGPNGSGKSNIVDAIRWALGEQSPKNIRIEKNDDLIFAGNKNQPASSFAEVKLSFAGRSNDGDKEAENFVLSRRLNRNGESEYLLNNESAKLKDILLFLTKKQVGVKGFSIVNQGTVEDLLRVSPSNLFLMLEEILGLRFVEIKKEQAKNKIKLTLENLDKAQSLRDEIQPHLRSLKRQVSRFERANEIKNTLENQQKIYFSYYLNLGKIEEGSLTAARDNAQKIAANLATELAALDAQVQKLQGNGDKGLEEALVKNDSNIANLKAQKAQLMYDLGNLNGQLMSWQKILSAQTAQLQSTPSEETVAYPALELKNKLLVLSQDIEAALLLEDSVVFKNEIKRILLSVHDFLESKKEVKKEEITKTQEEKKIIPPELKDSIAKLEIQLKDLD, encoded by the coding sequence TTAGAGTTTCCCGAATCGGTAACTGCGATTGTTGGCCCTAATGGTTCAGGCAAGTCGAATATTGTCGACGCTATTCGCTGGGCCCTAGGAGAGCAAAGTCCTAAGAATATCCGGATAGAGAAAAACGACGACCTTATTTTTGCCGGCAATAAAAATCAACCGGCCTCTAGCTTTGCAGAGGTAAAATTGAGTTTTGCGGGTCGGTCTAATGACGGCGATAAAGAGGCGGAAAATTTTGTTTTGTCTCGGCGCTTGAATCGCAACGGGGAAAGCGAATATTTATTAAACAACGAAAGCGCTAAATTAAAGGATATCCTGCTTTTCTTAACTAAGAAACAGGTGGGTGTGAAGGGCTTCTCTATCGTTAATCAGGGAACGGTTGAAGACCTTTTGCGCGTGAGCCCGAGCAATCTGTTTTTGATGTTGGAAGAAATTCTAGGCCTACGCTTTGTGGAAATAAAAAAAGAACAAGCTAAGAATAAAATCAAATTAACCCTAGAAAACTTAGATAAAGCGCAAAGTTTGCGGGATGAAATTCAGCCTCACTTGCGCAGCCTCAAACGGCAAGTAAGCCGTTTTGAACGCGCTAATGAAATAAAAAATACTCTAGAGAATCAGCAAAAAATTTACTTCTCTTACTATTTGAATCTCGGTAAAATTGAAGAGGGGTCTTTGACAGCGGCCCGGGATAATGCCCAAAAAATTGCTGCTAATCTAGCCACAGAACTGGCAGCCCTAGACGCTCAGGTACAAAAATTACAAGGCAATGGGGACAAGGGCCTGGAGGAAGCTCTTGTTAAAAACGATTCCAACATAGCTAATTTGAAAGCGCAGAAAGCTCAGTTGATGTATGATTTGGGAAACCTTAACGGGCAGTTGATGTCATGGCAAAAGATTCTTTCCGCTCAAACTGCCCAACTGCAGTCAACTCCATCAGAAGAAACTGTTGCATATCCTGCCTTGGAACTGAAAAACAAGTTGTTGGTGCTTTCTCAGGATATTGAAGCCGCCTTGCTTTTAGAAGACTCGGTTGTCTTTAAAAATGAAATAAAAAGAATCCTTCTTTCTGTCCATGATTTTCTGGAAAGCAAAAAGGAAGTTAAAAAAGAAGAAATAACCAAAACCCAGGAGGAAAAGAAAATAATTCCTCCAGAACTAAAGGATTCTATTGCTAAATTGGAAATCCAACTAAAAGATTTAGAT